Genomic DNA from Schistocerca americana isolate TAMUIC-IGC-003095 chromosome 6, iqSchAmer2.1, whole genome shotgun sequence:
gtgaggtgtaccttcagaagcttccgacatccattttacctgcaatccgagacttgtatggagacggaagagtttactttcaacgagatggcgccccagcccactaccaaaatcgtgttagggcgtatctcgacgaaaatctaccacgaagatggataggccgtagaggtgcagtggagtatccaccacgttccccagacgtaactcctctggacttttacctgtggggaacactaaaggacgtcgtttatcgacaaaagccacgcacattggatgaacttcgagaatccatcgtacattcgtgtgcaaatatccaactgaacacgttgcaaagtcagtagttcgtgctgcgtttcggcggcatcgtttgtgtgtggatgttaatggtgaccatttcgaacacctacagtgatagctttaagttggactttaagctacactttgccggccgtggtggccgagcggttctaggcgctacagtctgaaaccgcgctgctgctacggtcgcagattcgaatcctgcctcgggaatggatgtgtgtgatgttcttaggttagctaggtttaagtagttctaagttctaggagactgatgacctcagaagctatgtTCCAGAGGGCTCAGAGCCATATGACcattttaagctacactttcaccaaaaatgagagaactccgtcaattagtttgcaagttatggacttttaaacagtggatacatttttttggacccctctgtatattcaCAGAAAACATGTGGCAAAAAATCTCATATTTATATATTctacagttcctgagaaaacggggcGTTCATATAGCCATTTTAAGATTGTCAAGATAGGGTGATACGACTCCCCTTAAAGTTTATTTTTAGATCgacacagtttttttttccttgaacCTTTTGGTCCTTACTGACAAGAAAGAATACAAAGTGATCGctggtaaaaaaaagaaagaaaaaataattggAGACCACTGCTCTATGGTGTTCACGATAGAGAGGGTGTTGATGCGAGGGGCGCTTTGCAGGAGGAGGAACTGGAGACGGAGTTCGCAATGAGGCAGGCGGCGGTCGAAAAGAAGCGGCTGGAAGACGCCGAGCGGCACGTGTCGCTGCGCGACCTGTTCGCCACCAAGGCCAACCGGCGCGCCTTCGCCATCGGGATGGTGGTGTGCGCCAACCAGCAGCTGAGCGGCATCATGGCGGTGGTGTCGTACGCCGAGGGCATCTTCTCGGCGGCGGGCGGCGCCATCGACCCCGCGCTCAGCGCCGTCGTGGTGGGCGCCTCCCTGCTGGGCGGCGTCGCCGTCTCCACGCTGCTGACGGACCGCGCGGGCCGCCGCGCGCTGCTGTTGCTTAGCAACGCGGGCATCGCCGTCTCGACGGCGGCGCTGGGCGCCCACTTCTACGTGACGCGCGCCGGCGGCTGGTCGCCCGGCTGGCTGCCCATCGCCTCCCTGTGCGTCTTCGTCGTGACCGTCTCGCTGGGCGTCTACCCGGTGCCCTACGTCGTGCTCGCCGAGATCTTCTCGCCGCGCATCCGCGAACTGGCCACCTCGCTCGGGCTGACGctgatgtggggcgtgtgcttCCTGGCCGCCAAGCTCTACCCGTCCGTGGCCGCTGCCTGGGGCGACCACGTCTGCTACTGGTTCTTCTGCGCCAGCTGCGTCGCCTGCGGGCTCTTCATCGCGCTGGTGATGCCCGAAACCAAGGGCCGCTCGCTCGAGGACATCCAGAACGACCTCGCGGCCGGCAGGCTCTGCGGCAGGAGGGTCAAGACCGAGGAGGCGATCTTCAGCTCGTCCAGAAGGCTCACGCTCAGCGGCCAGAATCTCAGCGTCAACAATCAGAAGAAAGAGATCGTCTGGTGACCGTCTCCATCCGTAAGGGGCGTGCCATGACCTCGCGCCATCGGATCCGAATCTTGATCCGTCCATGTGATTCGGAAAGGCTCTACTATTTGTTATGTTGTACCTTGCACTTCGAAGACGGggtcgatgcagctctccaagctagtctatcGTGTGGAAATCTTTCGGTCTCCGCACGAGCACCGCAATGTGCGACCAATTGCAGAggttcagttggttcaaatggatctgagcactatgggatctaacatctgaggtcatcagtcccctagaacttagaactacttaaacctaactaacctaaggacatcacacatattcatgcccgaggcaggattcgaacctgcgagtgtggTGCCCAATTGCAGAGGTTTACTGTATTGTTTCCCACTACAATGTTCACCCTCAAAGTATCCCTCCACAGCCAAATTAACTATTCGTTGATGCCTCATGATGCGCCCGTTAGTCCATCATTGTTGAACTGTTATTTGGAAAAGTACTACTGTTTATGATGGTGCAGTATCCAGTTCGACATTACGTCAATCCTGCGCTCCACACTAATTTATCTCCAGCTAACCAGCTAACACTTACAACCTTCTTTACGTTCGCAAATGTTTTACTATAGTCAAACTCCAGTCTCCTTTGCACTGCTACTCCTAAGAAAGTCTTGCATAAGCCTTTACAGTCTCTTACCCATGTTGTACCATAAACTCACTACTCTCTCATTCGATAAAGAGCTTAATTTATTACCCATTCTACCCATCCCAACCTCTTCTCCAACGTCACAGTATCTTCCTGGGTgttctgtttatcgtccatgtttcacttaccggTAGATGAATGGtatgccggcacggcagctcagcatgttcggtcagagggtttagctaccctctgtaataaaaaaaaaactgagtgaatggatcaaagaacaacctgaacgagtgccATCGGAcatccgccacgaacaaagtcaacgatcaatatagaacaaaatgagattaaaaaaaaaaaaaaaaaagtggtcagcgtgacatactgtcaatcctaagggcccgggttcgattcctggctgggtcggagattttctccgctcagggactgggtgctgtgttgtcccaatcatcatcatcatctcatccccatcgacgcgcaagtcgccgaagtggcgtcaaatcgaaagacttgcactaggtggGCGGTCTACCCGATTGAAGGCCCtcatcacacgccattattattacttACGCGTTCTACAGTTAACACTACAATATACctcaatttatatttgatgttaacatttTAGTCCTCTTCAGAAGTGTTTTTCCTActgacattctacattttatatcctcccgtTATGATACACAACAGGCatctgggtaatttccaagaatgattgcctatcgaagtcgtggggtccaaacgatacatatcgagcgtGCGATCGTAAGTCGACCATGCGACCCTGGTGGCAGgagttatgagtatgtttacgttggtcactactgtaacaacaaaagaaaagcgttacaaaaatacttgttacTGCAAAGGAGACAACTTACCTtgctcgtcgtcggtgttgtcgtaatatgaaagtccattacggtggtctgatGGATAATTTGGATGAGTCGAGCTATGTATTCTTCCTgaaactcgttcgttttccgcgcTGTCCACAATGAAaatgtaacggtatttcagcatcgaaactgttcttacgaagttttacataTTTCGCACAACCACAGTCCACACAGTTCCTTCTATCCTCGCCTAGTAATACTCCATATTtgtgacaaaaagtcgaacaattttctgcgttggataaacatggaattagattcttccatgtgagagaatcctccGAAGAAACGTCAAGTACACCAGACATccaactcactaacgacataaatcgtctgggtttccctagcaactcacgaATAATTCGCGGAGATATGTAATTTAGAGAAACTAAGGGAACGatgcagataaaaatgacgatcacaaataattgatcaggaCGCCCGCCAGCGGAGTCGCATGATAGATTTACAATCGCacgctcgatatgtatcgtttggacacctTCACTTCGAGAGGCAATCATACTTGGAAATTACCGGTATCTGTGCCAGTCACACGTTTTACCAATATTTATGACGCGATTTGACGATTTGTACCCCGTGCTCAGGCGGATGTAGTTTATCGTGACATACGCATTTCTGGATGAGCCGGTCGCCTGCTTTAGATTTCATTCTAAAGCACCTATCTGGTGCTATCACATACACGCATTTCTGTGGTATAATcgtatataaaacaaaaaaaatacaaaaaagacaAACATATTGGCAGGCAAGTACACGAAACGTAATGTAGAGTGATTGTATGCATCCGAAAAACCAGCGAAAAGCTGTACAAGACCTGAATAATACAGATGTAGACAGATAGAACTATTTTCTTGGACTCAATGACAGCTTGGTCCCTTTCTTCCAAAATCATTTCCATGATTTTTTGAGACAATGGCTAGGTAAAATATTCATAGCCGTTATCCCACATAATTATTATTTCCTCTTCTAACCACTTTATTGAACCTAAAACCTGAGTGAAGGAGTTAATGGAGATACCGGATAACTCCAGTATCCTACATTATCGCGGTTTGAAAAGTATTGCTGATTTCTTGCGGAGTCTTCATGTACAATTCCGCACATACGAGATGCTATCGCTCTTAAGATAACGTCAGCTGGCCTTCAGAAAAATATGTCAACTGGCATTACAGCGAACGCATGAAATTATTTCTGAAGCGCCCAAAGAAATGAAAACTATGGTTAATATGTTCATTTATTAGCACAACCCTGGACAACTAAACTTTGAGCCAGTAACGTTTACTATCCTCCTCCACTACATCATTATCCCTGATTTATTCTGAATCGTGAATCAGACATCTTCAATAAAATTAGCTCAGTTCGATGAACCCAACGGTAAATTATATCGAGAACAAGGACATCGCGCGAATTCCTCATAGCATCAACTGAAGATTCCAGTTTCTGATGCAAATGTAACTGGTGATATGGTATTTACGTAcaacctttctttcttttcttttctttccaaccTCCAACCATTtcgtctcagagaagcacttgcaacctaagtcctcaataatctgctggatgtattccaatcgccggcagttgtggccgagcggttctaggcacttcagtctggaacggcgctgctgctacggtcgcaggttcgaatcctgcctcgggcaagggtgtgtgtactgtccttaggttggttgggtttaattagttctaagtataggggaccgttgacctcagatgttaagtcccatagttcttagagacaATTGAACGAATtttatattccagtctctgccctCCTCTACAGTTTTAAACCTCTACAGCTCCAtgaagtaccatggaagtcattccctgatgtcttaaaagatatcCTCTCATCTTGTTCCCTTTTTACTGAGACAAATAACCTAACGAGCAGTCGACCTTTCGATGAATTTTTTGTGTTACAGCAGATTTACTCCGACTTCAAAAGATCCTGTGAAACATGTGGGGATGTAAGACATCCATGGTATTCAACACATCGCATGGACTCGTTCTTCTACGTTGTAAAGAGCTCTCACATCACGTATCACTGAGGGTGCTAACTTTCAGATTTGATATCTGAATTCGACTGAAAATACgcagagttttaatctgcagcCAACGTTACCATGTAATACTCTAATAGCATCTAGCACTTATAGTCAGTGGTATGCAAATTTATGTGTGactgaataatttttgtatatGTACTACTTACAAACAAATCAAAATAATACAAGTAGATATCAAAAAATTAGTCTTGTTGTGAATTTTAGTATACTGTAAACCCTGGCAGGTAATCGACCTTGTTCGCCACATAATGCAATGGTCAATCTGCTTCGACGGATGCACACAGTTGTTAGTTCAACATGTATGGTAAGGTAAGCCAGAAGAGGTCGCGAAATTACAggcacacacagaaagaaagaaagaaacacacacacacacacacacacacacacacacacacacacacacaccattttgaCAATTATGGTGACTACAGCCGGAAAGTCATTTCATGTTTCAGCCCTGTATTAACGAAAGGAGTAGACGAGTGGGAGAAGAATTTAGCGTAGTATGGATGCCTGATTCGCAGAGGTGTGCGAGTGGTAAGTACTGCAGTCAGAATTTGACGCTGATTTTCAAGGTACACGCGGTAACTAAGCTATTGTGTTTGTGTACTGGAGGGGAAAGCCCTAACCAGACGCGTAGTATGTTCTCGATATACACTTGCTCGACACCAAGTGGATCCTACGACTCGACGGTAGCTTGTTGTAAGCAATGGGCATCTGACGATCCATTCATACCACATAGCCGTTTCGCTTAATTATATCTAACTCGCTCTTCGATCACAGGTCAAATTAACCGACACTAATCTGTTGGAGTAAAAATACACAACTTAAACACACCAGATGTGCGTTCGACTAGGCCAATAAGAAACGCTGAATACGCACCTCTCGTAAAGTTAGAAGATCGTAGATTATCAAATGTCAAGCCAAAAGTAACTGCTCATCTCCAAAGAGATTATAAACATTGCAATGTCGTACCATAATTATTTGAAATTCTTGCACCAGTTGCCCCTACAGATAATTTTTTAAGGTTCCACTGTTAAAACTCGGTCACTGAGAACTAGTTTAGGTGAATCTAGAATGAAAGTGAATAAATTAAAGGCGTTTTGTTTTTTGAACCCATGTCTACGTGCTATTATTTTGACAGATAAGAACGAAACTGTAGATTCAGCGAAGAATGTGTTCGAAAATTACAACAGCGGTGATGGTGCTGCTGTCGGCTGGCTTACTTGagtttcactgaagagccaaagaaactggaagacctgcccaatatcgtgtagggcccacacgagcgcgcagaactgccgcaacacgacgtggcatggactagactcatgtctgaagtagtgctggaaggaactgacaccacgatcctgcagggctgtctataaatccgtgagagtacgaaagAGTTTGGGATCTATTCAGaatagcacgttgaaaggcatccgagacatgcccaataatgttcatgtctggggattttgatgGCCAACGGAtgtgtgtttaaactcagaagagtgttcctggagccactctgtagcaattctggacgtatggggtatcACATTGTCACGCTGGAAGTGCCCagttccgtcggaatgcataatgaacatgaatggatgcaggtgagcagagaGGATGCTTGCATACGTGGCACCTATCAGAGCtctatctagacgcatcaggggtcccatatcactccaactgcacacgccccacaccattacagagctttaaCAACCatctggtgacatgcagggtccgtggattcatgaggttgtctccctacccgtatgcgtccatccactcgacacaatcaGATATGAGACTCACCCgacgtgtttccagtcataaaaAGATCAATTTTGGAGTTGACAGGCCCAGGAAAGACGTAaaactttgtgccgtgcagtcatcaaggatacacgagtgggtgtTCGGCTCCAAAAATCCATATCGATggcgtttcgctgaa
This window encodes:
- the LOC124620227 gene encoding facilitated trehalose transporter Tret1-like encodes the protein MSVLRQFAATVIVDVSCCMLFGVVAGWTSSALPLLQSDASPLGVPLTVEEGSWVGAVSTLMGTVGTPLFGLCVARYGCKPSAFLAAALMLVSWVLILVGQHVAVLIVSRALAGVSGAGGFVVCGAYVRDISEDAVRGSLCSFLVIAYIIGLLCSYALPLALSYTMTAVVSLVLSAASLAGLFWLPDTPWYYFSKGRPDEAKASLRWFRVGKTEEELETEFAMRQAAVEKKRLEDAERHVSLRDLFATKANRRAFAIGMVVCANQQLSGIMAVVSYAEGIFSAAGGAIDPALSAVVVGASLLGGVAVSTLLTDRAGRRALLLLSNAGIAVSTAALGAHFYVTRAGGWSPGWLPIASLCVFVVTVSLGVYPVPYVVLAEIFSPRIRELATSLGLTLMWGVCFLAAKLYPSVAAAWGDHVCYWFFCASCVACGLFIALVMPETKGRSLEDIQNDLAAGRLCGRRVKTEEAIFSSSRRLTLSGQNLSVNNQKKEIVW